The Acanthochromis polyacanthus isolate Apoly-LR-REF ecotype Palm Island chromosome 17, KAUST_Apoly_ChrSc, whole genome shotgun sequence genome has a window encoding:
- the LOC110962225 gene encoding endonuclease domain-containing 1 protein, which translates to MKMLMPLAFALIFSFLTSATVVQDFNHVERCKDSLYMGTPPRGIIETRLKKICQRYADKPRYVTLYDPQKRIPVYSAYTFKKTEGDRRVDYPWMYEPQLAETDGNGNMLPFPTGYLHMKFEDSQAVLDDYSDVVLYERGHLNPDQHQSTPHDRAATYTLTNVVPEIREFNIGPWREYEERIRVRLNNFCRGTAYIVTGVTTRGNMIRRNNQDRVAIPEDVWSAYCCTDYDHNSPHDVRIRFPSHAVLAKNAKEGSSVHEMTVQELENFLKNHMDVDQSLQIFYDNCISPSPLPLYLQHTI; encoded by the exons ATGAAGATGTTAATGCCTCTAGCTTTTGCTCTTATATTCAGCTTTCTTACATCGGCAACAGTTGTTCAAGATTTCAATCATGTAGAGAGGTGCAAGGACTCTCTGTATATGGGGACTCCGCCACGGGGGATCATCGAGACCAGACTGAAGAAGATCTGCCAACGCTACGCCGACAAACCTCGATACGTGACCCTGTATGATCCTCAAAAGCGGATCCCAGTTTACTCAGCTTACACCTTCAAGAAAACAGAAGGAGACCGACGTGTGGACTACCCTTGGATGTATGAGCCACAG CTGGCAGAAACTGATGGAaatggaaacatgctgccgTTTCCCACTGGGTACCTGCACATGAAGTTTGAGGACAGCCAGGCAGTGCTGGATGACTACTCTGATGTGGTTCTTTATGAAAGAGGCCACCTGAACCCAGACCAGCACCAGTCCACTCCACACGACCGTGCAGCCACTTACACCCTGACCAATGTGGTCCCAGAGATTCGGGAGTTCAACATTGGCCCTTGGCGTGAGTACGAGGAGCGGATCCGGGTCCGCCTCAACAACTTCTGCCGCGGCACTGCTTACATCGTCACTGGAGTGACCACCAGGGGCAACATGATCCGTCGGAACAACCAGGACCGTGTGGCCATCCCTGAAGATGTGTGGTCCGCTTACTGCTGCACTGACTACGACCACAACTCACCTCACGATGTTCGTATCCGCTTCCCATCCCACGCAGTCTTGGCCAAGAACGCCAAAGAGGGCAGCAGTGTTCACGAGATGACGGTCCAGGAGCTTGAAAACTTCCTGAAAAATCACATGGATGTTGATCAGAGTCTTCAGATCTTCTATGACAACTGCATCTCTCCCTCACCCCTTCCTCTTTACCTGCAACACACCATCTGA
- the kdm6bb gene encoding lysine (K)-specific demethylase 6B, b isoform X1, protein MYHQAELYSGRNTWDSYPAGGPNRGQWAPVNSRPWSHTERCQGGRNQSHHSLSNRLYNRGDRAVNHVQDKGISKGHRQLLRIGYGKEQPFEAQNWHHNSTRSFHNRAGGNNGYLTGPGERYWDNNVNNSEHGGPRLHRNNSRDLQPPPERWAPSDCRRSFPGRMVNNRPGPWKRPALHQRREQLHQHSPPPQHPLCPRDEFPAKRRRDSGPDQSSHPGSRHLPLLTHAPSPPRHHRCNPDDWKPLNDRAGPCHYSDHRSSTTQQQETSKLRAGGHGLSNPVPLHQSCGSRPPHHGSRGKIDRKISSSPADHTRVPYSHQNHHYHHQRHTGHSRAPQHNTLLRPLEEKDSRTHHHKQSTETQRTHLRGNSRDVDSPPYSSLLCSPKDGGSSSSSPGAPSSPSSYAPVSGRKDPFVIQQCCTSLSGQQNFQESPSHIPRTSLSSTTSLTSHAGSKSRFSDPKYRKTSQLLSSRQSPHGRSRANKPEKEIEEHKKPEYKLKDKPVKKERKSEILKTSRKGEERKRRKKKEEKRLGEKKKKRDKAIRRERKLGSKTKVTEKEMFASLCTSTCPDEVILSKMETSTLTVENQGLSPPKYKHWEGSEQAERTSHGLSADNPPPSCTSQQRPLKSGNHKMPKKDSCPLKLPVKEQLVPSPPKNTSPSQTSKKSNIVSSQTEMGPKRKPHDALPSLLFEALVPLSTACSVTLEQSVHGKEVGQGGILSAPDLQPVAVLGNLREMGDNLANTPPVLSWQGSPVSVLGEDEEELEKGVISRPVLQPSPTQCFSPPPVESESNEDMNKEPCEDSLDDYSQSGASELCDLPCKTEQVAEEENEEEVKSSKETPGSLLRELHHHKTGLDDVFKSLASFLGGQRVTCRGGPFGGPPASATKGVKYSSSLALGPEIHCHENQDFSAKSNSTPSSEPSSQSPTHTTSDTLFQSHSKTDLSEPVTDDQEKQQKIENNMKEKQESKDAETRLERTESPLLDGSLSAELRLTTTHTASFTSLITVSTKEEREHGKETEHTGTDRKRKQKAKDGRGEGEIKIKIKTEESKVLCSKNKATEMKDLKEKDVPSSVPVVSRNSPRPLKDSMKGHIPQENQTLHGKDIQGEKVNTGNANVKTATEKKEEVDETSSAAGSADTNNSQSPCGVTISTSKLGAPTPASKPPSSLAPVDPLKLKALSMGLSKELKIILIKMQSAGRQTFNISEVEEQRIPLCKISIKNTATEVIRACKGTRVKGKFKESFLLPAFSVKPNIDIEIPIPREKLNPPTPSIYLESKRDAFSPVLLQFCTDPKNAVTVIRGLAGSLRLNLGLFSTKSLVEANSDHAVEVRTQVQQPADENWDSSGSTQTWPCESSRSHTTIAKYAQYQASSFQESLQEEKESENEEEGEQTSDQSAATKAALMLANIKGSATSAANKASSAPAVSKALPVHSTTSPSLEQKTAGKIIKFGTNIDLSDPKRWKPQLQELLKLPAFMRVESSNNMLSHVGHTILGMNTVQLYMKVPGSRTPGHQENNNFCSVNINIGPGDCEWFAVHEHYWEAINKFCEKHGVDYLTGSWWPVLEDLYSSNIPVYRFIQRPGDLVWINAGTVHWVQAVGWCNNIAWNVGPLNSYQYQLALERFEWNEVKKVKSIVPMIHVSWNVARTIKINDQDTFKMIKHCLMQSIKHIQILRDQLVAAGKKICYQSRVKDEPAYYCNECDVEVFDLLFVTSENGSKKTYVVHCEDCARAKSPSLAGVVVLEQYRIEELMRTYDSFVLTSSPLSK, encoded by the exons ATGTATCACCAAGCAGAGCTCTATTCTGGCCGTAACACATGGGACTCCTATCCAGCTGGGGGACCTAACAGAGGACAATGGGCTCCTGTCAACAGTCGCCCCTGGAGCCACACAGAAAG ATGCCAAGGAGGGCGCAATCAATCACACCATTCACTATCAAACCGTCTTTACAATAG GGGGGACAGAGCAGTCAACCACGTCCAGGACAAGGGTATCTCAAAGGGGCACCGACAGCTGCTACGAATTGGTTACGGTAAAGAGCAGCCATTTGAGGCCCAGAACTGGCACCACAACTCCACACGCTCATTCCACAATCGAGCCGGCGGCAACAATGGTTATCTAACGGGACCCGGAGAACGCTACTGGGACAACAATGTCAACAACTCTGAG CATGGGGGTCCTCGCCTGCATCGCAACAACAGCAGGGATCTCCAACCCCCACCAGAGAGGTGGGCCCCCTCAGACTGCCGCAGGAGCTTCCCAGGCAGAATGGTAAACAACAGACCAGGACCTTGGAAACGGCCAGCCCTCCACCAGCGGCGTGAACAACTGCACCAGCACAGTCCACCCCCACAGCACCCCTTATGCCCTAGAGATGAGTTTCCAGCCAAGAGGAGAAGAGACTCGGGTCCTGATCAG TCATCTCATCCTGGATCAAGGCATTTACCTTTACTTACCCATGCCCCATCACCACCTCGCCACCACCGCTGCAACCCAGATGACTGGAAGCCTCTTAATGACAGGGCAGGTCCTTGCCACTACTCTGATCACAGGAGCtcaacaacacagcaacaa GAAACCTCTAAACTGCGAGCTGGAGGACATGGCCTCAGTAACCCGGTACCGCTACACCAGAGCTGCGGCAGCAGACCACCACATCATGGAAGCAGAGGGAAGATCGACCGGAAAATCTCGTCTTCACCAGCAGACCACACCCGTGTGCCTTACAGCCACCAAAACCATCATTACCACCACCAACGGCACACAGGCCACTCGAGGGCCCCACAGCACAACACCCTGCTACGCCCTCTGGAGGAAAAGGACTCAAGGacacatcaccacaaacaaagcACA GAAACTCAGCGTACTCATTTAAGGGGAAATTCAAGAGATGTAGATTCTCCTCCCTATTCATCCCTCCTCTGTAGTCCAAAAGATGGAGGCTCGTCTTCCAGCAGTCCAGGTGCTCCTTCCAGTCCCTCTTCATACGCACCAGTTAGTGGCAGAAAAGATCCGTTTGTAATTCAACAGTGTTGTACCAGCCTCAGTGGACAGCAGAATTTCCAAGAAAGCCCCAGTCACATCCCAAGGACTAGTTTGTCATCGACCACATCTCTTACATCTCACGCTGGTTCCAAATCCAGGTTTTCAGATCCCAAATACAGAAAGACCTCACAGCTCCTTTCCTCACGACAGTCTCCTCACGGCAGATCAAGAGCAAACAAGCCTGAGAAAGAGatagaagaacacaaaaaacCCGAGTACAAATTAAAAGATAAACCAGtgaaaaaggagagaaagagtGAAATTCTAAAGACCAGTAGAAAGGGCGAGGAAAGAAAAAGGCgcaagaaaaaggaggaaaaaaggtTGGgcgagaagaaaaagaaaagagataaAGCAATTAGGAGGGAAAGAAAATTAGGCTCAAAaactaaagtcacagaaaaggAAATGTTTGCCTCTCTCTGCACTTCCACCTGTCCAGACGAAGTAATATTGAGTAAGATGGAGACTTCAACTTTGACGGTAGAGAATCAAGGTCTTTCACCCCCCAAGTACAAGCACTGGGAGGGGAGTGAACAAGCAGAGAGGACATCACACGGGCTGTCCGCAGACAATCCTCCTCCCAGCTGCACTTCACAACAGCGACCCCTAAAATCTGGAAATCACAAAATGCCCAAAAAGGACAGCTGTCCCCTAAAACTCCCTGTCAAGGAACAACTAGTACCGTCTCCTCCCAAGAACACTAGCCCCAGTCAGACCAGCAAGAAGAGCAACATTGTCTCATCCCAAACAGAAATGGGACCAAAAAGAAAGCCCCATGACGCACTCCCTTCTCTGTTATTTGAAGCCTTAGTACCTCTCAGTACAGCATGTTCTGTAACCTTAGAGCAGTCTGTCCATGGTAAAGAAGTTGGGCAGGGAGGGATCCTCAGTGCCCCAGACCTCCAGCCTGTGGCGGTGCTGGGAAATCTTAGGGAAATGGGAGACAACCTTGCCAACACTCCCCCTGTCCTCAGCTGGCAGGGTTCTCCTGTATCAGTTCTGggagaggatgaagaggagctAGAAAAGGGAGTGATAAGTAGACCGGTCCTCCAGCCCAGCCCCACCCAGTGCTTTTCACCTCCTCCTGTAGAAAGTGAAAGCAATGAGGATATGAATAAGGAGCCTTGTGAGGATTCACTGGATGATTATTCACAAAGTGGCGCATCTGAACTCTGTGATCTGCCTTGTAAAACCGAACAAGTGGCCgaggaagaaaatgaagaggaggtgaagagcAGCAAGGAGACCCCTGGCTCTCTTCTTCGTGAGCTTCACCACCACAAAACGGGTTTGGATGATGTCTTCAAGAGCTTGGCCTCCTTCCTCGGAGGCCAAAGGGTCACATGTCGAGGTGGTCCATTCGGCGGGCCTCCTGCTAGTGCTACAAAAGGCGTGAAGTACTCCTCCTCTCTTGCGCTGGGGCCAGAGATCCACTGTCATGAGAATCAGGATTTCTCCGCCAAATCAAATTCCACACCTTCCTCTGAACCCAGTAGTCAATCGCCAACTCACACTACCTCAGACACACTTTTTCAATCACACAGTAAAACAGATCTGAGTGAGCCAGTCACTGATGATcaggaaaagcagcaaaaaatcgAAAATAATATGAAAGAGAAACAAGAGAGCAAAGATGCAGAGACCCGACTGGAGAGAACAGAGTCGCCTCTTTTGGATGGGTCACTGAGTGCAGAGCTGAGACTGACCACAACACATACAGCCTCTTTCACCAGCCTCATTACTGTGTCTAccaaggaggagagagaacacGGCAAGGAGACAGAACACACAGGTACAGAccgaaagagaaaacaaaaggctAAGGatggaagaggagaaggagagatCAAGATTAAGATAAAGACAGAGGAAAGCAAAGTCCTCTGTTCTAAAAATAAAGCAACCGAAATGAAGGACTTGAAAGAGAAGGATGTTCCATCCTCAGTGCCGGTCGTCTCCAGAAACTCACCCAGACCTCTCAAAGACAGTATGAAGGGCCACATTCCTCAGGAAAATCAAACCCTACATGGCAAAGACATCCAGGGAGAAAAAGTGAACACTGGGAATGCTAATGTAAAGACAGCAACAGAGAAGAAGGAAGAGGTTGATGAGACATCGTCCGCAGCAGGAAGTGCAGATACCAACAACTCACAGTCACCATGTGGTGTAACAATCAGTACATCCAAATTAGGTGCTCCCACACCAGCAAGTAAACCTCCCTCCTCATTAGCTCCAGTGGACCCCCTGAAACTGAAAGCATTGTCCATGGGCCTGTCTAAGGAGCTGAAGATCATCTTGATTAAAATGCAGAGTGCTGGGAGGCAGACATTCAACATATCAGAAGTGGAAGAGCAAAGAATCCCACTTTGCAAGATCAGCATCAAAAACACGGCCACTGAAGTCATCAGAGCATGCAA GGGAACAAGAGTGAAGGGGAAATTCAAGGAGTCATTCCTGCTTCCTGCGTTCTCTGTTAAACCCAACATTGACATTGAGATTCCCATTCCTCGGGAAAAGCTGAACCCTCCCACACCAAGCATTTAC TTAGAGAGTAAGAGGGACGCCTTCTCTCCAGTTCTGCTTCAGTTCTGCACTGATCCCAAAAATGCTGTTACGGTCATCAGAGGCCTTGCTGGCTCGCTCCGCCTTA ATCTTGGTCTGTTCTCCACCAAATCTCTGGTGGAGGCCAATTCGGACCATGCAGTGGAAGTGAGGACTCAGGTTCAGCAGCCTGCTGATGAGAACTGGGATTCAAGCGGTTCCACACAGACGTGGCCCTGCGAAAGCAGCCGCTCGCACACCACCATCGCCAAATACGCCCAGTACCAGGCCTCCAGCTTCCAGGAGAGTCTACAG gaggagaaggagagtgagaatgaggaggaaggagagcagACCTCAGACCAATCAGCGGCCACAAAAGCTGCTCTGATGTTAGCCAACATTAAAGGCAGTGCCACTTCAGCAGCCAATAAAGCCAGTTCTGCTCCCGCCGTCAGCAAAGCCCTCCCTGTTCACAGCACCACCTCACCCAG CTTAGAGCAGAAAACAGCCGGGAAGATCATTAAATTCGGGACCAACATTGACCTCTCTGACCCTAAAAG gTGGAAGCCCCAGCTGCAGGAACTCCTGAAGCTGCCAGCTTTCATGCGAGTGGAATCCAGTAACAACATGCTCAGTCACGTTGGCCACACCATCCTGGGCATGAACACTGTCCAGCTGTACATGAAGGTGCCAGGCAGCCGCACACCAG GTcatcaagaaaacaacaacttctGCTCAGTCAACATCAACATTGGGCCTGGTGACTGTGAGTGGTTTGCAGTCCATGAACACTACTGGGAGGCTATCAACAAGTTCTGTGAGAA GCATGGAGTAGACTACCTTACAGGGTCCTGGTGGCCAGTCCTGGAAGACCTCTACAGCTCCAACATCCCTGTGTACCGCTTCATTCAGAGGCCAGGAGACCTGGTGTGGATCAATGCAGGGACTGTACACTGGGTCCAGGCAGTGGGCTGGTGCAACAACATCGCCTGGAATGTGGGACCACTCAACT CATACCAATATCAACTGGCTCTGGAGCGCTTCGAGTGGAACGAGGTGAAGAAGGTCAAGTCAATCGTTCCCATGATCCACGTTTCATGGAATGTGGCTCGCACCATCAAGATCAACGATCAGGATACCTTCAAGATGATCAA ACACTGCCTGATGCAGTCCATCAAGCACATCCAGATTCTGAGAGACCAGCTGGTGGCTGCGGGGAAGAAAATCTGTTACCAGAGCCGTGTGAAGGATGAGCCGGCCTACTACTGCAACGAGTGCGAT gtgGAGGTGTTTGACCTGCTGTTTGTGACCAGTGAGAACGGCAGTAAGAAGACCTACGTGGTGCACTGTGAGGACTGTGCCAGAGCTAAGAGCCCGTCGCTGGCAGGAGTAGTGGTGCTGGAACAGTATCGAATAGAGGAGCTGATGAGAACATACGACAGTTTTGTGCTG ACTTCATCACCCCTTTCAAAGTGA
- the kdm6bb gene encoding lysine (K)-specific demethylase 6B, b isoform X2, with protein sequence MLANIKGSATSAANKASSAPAVSKALPVHSTTSPSLEQKTAGKIIKFGTNIDLSDPKRWKPQLQELLKLPAFMRVESSNNMLSHVGHTILGMNTVQLYMKVPGSRTPGHQENNNFCSVNINIGPGDCEWFAVHEHYWEAINKFCEKHGVDYLTGSWWPVLEDLYSSNIPVYRFIQRPGDLVWINAGTVHWVQAVGWCNNIAWNVGPLNSYQYQLALERFEWNEVKKVKSIVPMIHVSWNVARTIKINDQDTFKMIKHCLMQSIKHIQILRDQLVAAGKKICYQSRVKDEPAYYCNECDVEVFDLLFVTSENGSKKTYVVHCEDCARAKSPSLAGVVVLEQYRIEELMRTYDSFVLTSSPLSK encoded by the exons ATGTTAGCCAACATTAAAGGCAGTGCCACTTCAGCAGCCAATAAAGCCAGTTCTGCTCCCGCCGTCAGCAAAGCCCTCCCTGTTCACAGCACCACCTCACCCAG CTTAGAGCAGAAAACAGCCGGGAAGATCATTAAATTCGGGACCAACATTGACCTCTCTGACCCTAAAAG gTGGAAGCCCCAGCTGCAGGAACTCCTGAAGCTGCCAGCTTTCATGCGAGTGGAATCCAGTAACAACATGCTCAGTCACGTTGGCCACACCATCCTGGGCATGAACACTGTCCAGCTGTACATGAAGGTGCCAGGCAGCCGCACACCAG GTcatcaagaaaacaacaacttctGCTCAGTCAACATCAACATTGGGCCTGGTGACTGTGAGTGGTTTGCAGTCCATGAACACTACTGGGAGGCTATCAACAAGTTCTGTGAGAA GCATGGAGTAGACTACCTTACAGGGTCCTGGTGGCCAGTCCTGGAAGACCTCTACAGCTCCAACATCCCTGTGTACCGCTTCATTCAGAGGCCAGGAGACCTGGTGTGGATCAATGCAGGGACTGTACACTGGGTCCAGGCAGTGGGCTGGTGCAACAACATCGCCTGGAATGTGGGACCACTCAACT CATACCAATATCAACTGGCTCTGGAGCGCTTCGAGTGGAACGAGGTGAAGAAGGTCAAGTCAATCGTTCCCATGATCCACGTTTCATGGAATGTGGCTCGCACCATCAAGATCAACGATCAGGATACCTTCAAGATGATCAA ACACTGCCTGATGCAGTCCATCAAGCACATCCAGATTCTGAGAGACCAGCTGGTGGCTGCGGGGAAGAAAATCTGTTACCAGAGCCGTGTGAAGGATGAGCCGGCCTACTACTGCAACGAGTGCGAT gtgGAGGTGTTTGACCTGCTGTTTGTGACCAGTGAGAACGGCAGTAAGAAGACCTACGTGGTGCACTGTGAGGACTGTGCCAGAGCTAAGAGCCCGTCGCTGGCAGGAGTAGTGGTGCTGGAACAGTATCGAATAGAGGAGCTGATGAGAACATACGACAGTTTTGTGCTG ACTTCATCACCCCTTTCAAAGTGA